The genome window TGTTTAGCACAGGTAATATTGCAAATCCACTAACTGGAGATTCACTAACTGGATAATTATTTGTCTGCTGGCTACTGTCGATTCTTACCCTACATTCGCTTGttttaactgcaacaaaacagtAACTAAATTAACATAGTTGGCAAATGTTAGTTTGTTATTGAAGGACCTACTTCACAtgatctctgtctctttatgcTGTGTCCCGTCCTCAGTTGTCCCCCTGATGCATCAGGAAACATCTTCTCTGGATTTCCAGCAGGATTTCCAGCGTCTCCtcagtcctctgtgtcttctctctcctcattGGTCCAGTCTTGTCTTGTCTCGCTGATGCTGGAGAATCAACACAtaatcagacacacattcagtcTAAATAACAGATGACTGAAGGAGACTTTCTGATCaagtcatcatcatgtcctcaccttttccacaatctCTTCCAACCAGTAGaacagcaggtggagcaggtcttctgctttaattgttggtcaactcaagtcgtgtgacatgagttgacggagaaatgaaaaaaaaagaaaagacaaaagagttaaaaagaaaaataatcacagacagcaaacagaaccagtttctAACTTTCAGCTCAACTCTGTGCAGCTCCATCTGAAATGTTTCGTTATGTTTTGTAGAtagaaatgttcttactttttttgaccaactgggttctcttatcttcctccacctgactggtggtgttgaaggtggaggattCCAGGCTCAGGAGATCCAACCTGGGATGATCAGAACATCAGAGATCTGAGCAGTCTGGACCTGGGATCAGAAACTAGtgtcagtattttttaaagtctattctctttTTGGGATCTTTCTGTGTTGTAACACATGAATAAGGCCACATGaactatttgttttatgagATTAATAGTTTATCTTTACTCCACATCCTCTCTATTTCCTTCCCTCCGATCCTGTTCTCTACTTTCCCTCTGGATAAAAGCTCTTAATTAAATCCCTCAATCATAAATTCTGTCTTCCAAATTTTTATTGACTTGCTGCTTTAATTTGGTctctaatacaaaatattatcagGCAAACTTTCCTCACTTAATGTAAATTTAACTCTATATGGAGGAACACTTTCTACTAATAGTGAatttctttctatatttatttattaaagctgaTGGTCACCAATGCCAGCAGGAGGCCAGCAATATTATGTGTTGTTGAATGCAAAAACTTACAAgcaggaaccacatggacaacGATGAAAGAATCCAgcgatgagcagctaaaacctgaaagagTAGAACTGGGAGAGTGGATTAGTGGAGGAACAGGTGAGAACAATTAACTATATTAGAGAGCACCGTGTGGGGAAGCACCGCTACTACACCCTGAAACATGGGAGAgtagagaggaaaacagagacagaagcaCAGAGAGAATCTTGGAAGAAGCAGTCTCACTGCCAGCTGCTCTGTCTGGGACTGATACTTACTTTTGCCTTAACCTGAAAGGTGACTGCAGCTCCTGGTGGTCCTCAGAATATGTCTATGGTGGTCCAAGTCACTGGACCAAGCcttaaccaaatatttatctctgtctttttcttttatccttaaagattttaatttgtactccgcgtgttgttttaattcctcTACATTTTAAGTTGTCCACCATGACATCATATTAGTcctaaaagattaaaattccTCACTACTTGAAAGATTTCATTTGTCCACAGAAGCGTTGTCTTCGTCCTTAGAGAGATGAATTTGTCCCGCAAAGCGTTGTCTCTTCTCGGTCCTAAGAGATTTTAGGTTTGACACCCAGCAGCATTACCAACCTTTAAAACCATTATCACCcgagtttaaatgttttgctcaaCGACATTTTAACATGTGGACTTGAAGGTTTAGGAATCCAGCCGCCAAATGATTGATCCGTGGATCAACGGTTCATATCCGGGATCCAAAGGTCCTGCctatttctctcttcctcttgaCATCTTTGAACATTTGAATTAACGTCCGTTTTTACTGTCGCTGCCGTTGTTATTTCATACGTAAATTCGCGTCATTTCGTGTGGATTTTATAATGTCCAGACCAGAATGgttataactttaaaactgctgtttcGATCCGTTTATACCGATTATAACCAATTACATTGTGtctccatttgtgttttttcatgtctTAAAAATTAGAAGTGTCAGAAacgttatttaaattttaaagagtttaatttGCAGCAGTGATGTCTCAATTGTATTGATTCTAGTGTCCCGAGCCGCGTTGTCTTAATCGTTTTGAGGTTTGATTTTTACCCAGTAAGATTGTTTTAGATTTAGTATTAATCATTGTCTCATTCCTTTTAGCATTTATCTTTTACGCACCAGCCATGTCCGActccttttagtgttttttgttcagcaaTATGGTCTTGTTTGTCGTAAATTTAAATTAGCCTCCTCCAGCATTTagtcattaattttattaacaGCAAAAAAGTCAGCATTGCCTGTCCTGCTAgaatccttaacatctaaaataaaaaaatctagcagcgggataaagaaaagccccggcgcaagtcgctacctaaggcatcctcggtcctgctagtatccttaacatctaaaatctagcagcgggataaagaaaagccccggcgcaagtcgctacctaaggcatcctcggtcctgctagtatccttaacatctaaaatctagcagcgggataaagaaaagccccggcgcatgtcgctacctaaggcatcctcggtcctgctagtatccttaacatctaaaatctagcagcgggataaagaaaagccccggcgcaagtcgctacctaaggcatcctcggtcctgctagaAAGCCATtggctttaacaaaaacaacagagaaatgatgATATACCAATGGGACTTCTCAGGTAGGTCTTCAGTTTTTCAAGATCCCAATCTAATCAGAGTCACTTGACAAGTCGTAGTGAGGTCTAAACCACGCTTGTCTGAAACTCTCTCTTACTCTAATTCCGTCTGGTCCAATCCCAGCTGTTGATGGTATTGGTTCCTCTTCTGTGTCCTCTTCAGACTCCACCCAGATACAGTCTTCAGGGGATGACAAACTTGAATCATTGCCATGTGCTGATGGTGAGAGACCAAGAACAGGGAAAGACAGAATGGGATCCTCAAATGCCAATGTAGGTGAAGGACTGAAGACACAGGCTGGCAAAATTAGATCCTCAAAAATTGGTTCCAATGGTGAGGGACTAAAGACAGTGGACACAGTGGGTGACAGAAAAGGATCCTCGGGCAAAATGTACTGTGAGGGACCGATGACAGGGGATGACAGAATGGGAAACTCTTCAGCAACACTGTGCCTAGTCTTCTTGccagggggctcctcttcagcatcactgccctttgtcctctttctgcaggtgaCAGATGTCACATGACCCGGTTCCTCTTCCAAACCTAGCCTTTGTGGAGGACTGATGGCAGGGAATAACAGAAGGTGTTCTTCATAAGGAATTGGTGAAGAACTGAAGACAGAGGGTGGCAAAATTGGATCCTCCAAAATTAGATCCAATGGTGAGGGACATAAGACAGTGGAGGACAGAAAAGGCTCCTCATGCATTATGTACTGTGAGGGGCTGATCTCAGGGGATGACCAATCAAGATCCTCATGTGCCAATATACATAAGGGACTGAGGAAAGGATGTGACCAAACGGAATCCTCATGCACCATGTATTGTGAGGGACTGGTGACAGGGGATGACAAAACGGGATCCTCTTCACCAACACTGTGCCTAGTCTTCTTGGTGGGGGActcctcttcagcatcactggcttttgttctctttctgtt of Xiphophorus couchianus chromosome 4, X_couchianus-1.0, whole genome shotgun sequence contains these proteins:
- the LOC114142490 gene encoding uncharacterized protein LOC114142490, producing the protein MDPGQDKHQQGDHPEVSEDKGEESHRTSPPITVSSTTSSSEDKVGNKSTSSSSNSSSSTSSSSTSRSSGSGTSSSSGSGTSSSSGSGTSSSSGSGTSRSSGSRTSRSSGSSTSRSSGSRTSSSSGSSTSSSSSSYSCTSSSSEDEVGNDCTTSSSPTVDRSYAVLELLEVLPPKFKYTWDIGMAQQPQEPILRLQDSRQIGTSQPYQVGLEEDAGHVMTGMNRKRTKASDAEEESPTKKTRHSVGEEDPVLSSPVTSPSQYMVHEDSVWSHPFLSPLCILAHEDLDWSSPEISPSQYIMHEEPFLSSTVLCPSPLDLILEDPILPPSVFSSSPIPYEEHLLLFPAISPPQRLGLEEEPGHVTSVTCRKRTKGSDAEEEPPGKKTRHSVAEEFPILSSPVIGPSQYILPEDPFLSPTVSTVFSPSPLEPIFEDLILPACVFSPSPTLAFEDPILSFPVLGLSPSAHGNDSSLSSPEDCIWVESEEDTEEEPIPSTAGIGPDGIRVRESFRQAWFRPHYDLSSDSD